A DNA window from Lutra lutra chromosome 8, mLutLut1.2, whole genome shotgun sequence contains the following coding sequences:
- the LOC125107227 gene encoding olfactory receptor 6C2-like: MRNQTALPTFILLGLTEDPRLKILLFIFLFLSYMLSISGNLTIITLTLIDSHLKTPIYLFLQNFSFLEISFTTACVPRFLYSISSGDKSITYNACASQLLFTDLFAVTEFFLLATMSYDRYVAICKPLHYLTIMSNRVCKNFILFCWVAALIIILPPISLGLGLEFCDSNIIDHFCCDASPILKISCSDTWLIEQMVIVCAVLTFIITLMCIVLSYIYIIWAILRFPSAQQRKKAFSTCSSHMIVVSITYGSCIFIYVKPSAKDEVAINKGISLLITSVSPMLNPFIYTLRNKQVKQAFHDSIKKIAFLSMM; the protein is encoded by the coding sequence ATGAGAAACCAAACAGCACTACCAACTTTCATCTTGCTGGGACTGACAGAGGACCCTCGACTGAAAATTTTGctctttatctttctatttctttcctacaTGCTGAGTATATCTGGAAACCTAACCATCATCACCCTCACTCTGATTGATTCCCACCTTAAAACACCAATATACCTTTTCCTCCAAAATTTCTCCTTCTTAGAAATTTCATTCACAACTGCTTGTGTCCCCAGATTCTTATATAGCATATCATCTGGGGACAAGTCCATTACCTATAATGCTTGTGCCAGTCAACTGTTGTTTACAGACCTCTTTGCAGTAACAGAATTTTTTCTCCTGGCCACCAtgtcctatgaccgctatgtaGCCATCTGCAAACCCCTGCATTACCTGACCATCATGAGCAATAGAGTTTGCAAGAACTTCATCCTCTTCTGTTGGGTCGCAGCACTGATCATCATTCTCCCACCAATTAGTCTAGGTTTGGGCCTGGAATTCTGTGATTCAAACATCATTGATCATTTTTGTTGTGATGCATCTCCTATCCTGAAGATCTCTTGCTCAGACACATGGTTGATAGAACAGATGGTTATCGTCTGTGCTGTGTTGACCTTCATCATCACCCTCATGTGTATAGTTCTTTCCTACATTTATATCATTTGGGCCATTCTAAGGTTTccctctgcccagcaaaggaaaaaggCCTTTTCCACTTGTTCTTCCCACATGATTGTTGTTTCCATTACTTATGGCAGCTGCATCTTCATTTATGTCAAACCTTCAGCCAAGGATGAGGTAGCTATTAATAAAGGGATTTCACTTCTTATTACTTCTGTCTCACCAATGTTGAATCCCTTTATTTACACACTGAGAAACAAGCAAGTGAAGCAAGCTTTCCAtgactcaattaaaaaaattgcattcCTCTCAATGATGTAA